TTGATGTCGCTGGATTCAATCATTCAAGGGATGTTTCCCACGGTGATCATGCCTCGTGAAGGGACGATCGCGCCGGCCACAAAGAATGGAACCCGCTACGTCGTGGCGGGGGACGGTTTGTGGCGGGAGGTTGTGTTGCCCTGGGTAACGGTGATGCACAAGATTGCCAACTCTGACTTTATGCTGCCCTATGGGGCGGCCGAAGAGGCGGTGGTGATCAAGTGCGGGCCAATCCCAACGGAATTGAGAAGCAAGTTTGTGCAGGATGCGAAAGCAGCCATGCCGAACGAAATGGCGGCTGCTGTGATCTGGAATTCCAACGATCACAGCTGGCGCTACGAAATGCGTGAAAACACCACGGCCAGCACCGCCCACATTGACTACCGCGAGGTGCATCTGGGTGACGGTGAGTTCCTGGTGTTGGATCTACACAGCCACGGCACATTCTCGGCGTTCTTCTCTCAAGAGGACGATCGGGACGATAAGGGTTCGATGAAGTTTTCTGGAGTGATTGGTAACCTGAATTCAGGGAACATGACCTCCGTGCTTCGAATGAACATGCTGGGCCAAACATGGGATGCCAATCTGGCATCTAACGGGAAACTGGAGGTTCTATGCAAATGAAGCACAAGCTTCATGCAGCCCTGCTCACAAAACCAGTCAAGATTCTCTTGGTTGGGGCTGGAGGGACGGGTAGCCAAATGATGGTGAAGTTGGTCAACCTGCATAAGGCGATGGTCGCGCTGGGGCACCCACATGGCTTGAAGGTCATGGTGGTGGATCCGGACGTGGTCTCACACGCGAATATCGGTCGTCAGAACTTCTACCCCGGAGACGTGGGTAGTTTCAAGGCGGATGTGTTGGTGACGCGGGCC
The nucleotide sequence above comes from Polaromonas sp. JS666. Encoded proteins:
- a CDS encoding PRTRC system protein A gives rise to the protein MSLDSIIQGMFPTVIMPREGTIAPATKNGTRYVVAGDGLWREVVLPWVTVMHKIANSDFMLPYGAAEEAVVIKCGPIPTELRSKFVQDAKAAMPNEMAAAVIWNSNDHSWRYEMRENTTASTAHIDYREVHLGDGEFLVLDLHSHGTFSAFFSQEDDRDDKGSMKFSGVIGNLNSGNMTSVLRMNMLGQTWDANLASNGKLEVLCK